Proteins encoded together in one Rhizobacter sp. J219 window:
- the dusB gene encoding tRNA dihydrouridine synthase DusB: protein MQIGHIPLANRLFAAPMAGVTDRPFRQLCKRLGAGYAVSEMVTSRRDLWQSLKTSRRANHDGEVAPIAVQIAGTEPQMMAEAAAYNIDRGAQIIDINMGCPAKKVCTKWAGSALMQDEPLATAIIEAVVAACAPRRVPVTLKMRTGWCQAERNAVRLARAAESAGIAMVTVHGRTREQGYGGHAEYDTIAAVKASLSIPVVANGDIDSPEKAREVLAATGADAIMIGRAAQGRPWIFREIAHFLETGEHLPAPEVLQAKQWLLEHLHEHYALYGEYTGVRTARKHIGWAVRALPGGVDFRAVMNTLETCDSQVRAVSDWFDQLADTHHRLPAIRVAANDDLIEQQA from the coding sequence ATGCAGATCGGCCACATTCCCCTGGCGAACCGACTGTTCGCCGCCCCGATGGCGGGGGTGACCGATCGGCCGTTTCGACAGCTGTGCAAACGGCTCGGCGCGGGCTACGCGGTGAGCGAGATGGTGACCTCGCGCCGCGACCTCTGGCAAAGCCTCAAGACCTCGCGCCGCGCCAACCACGACGGCGAAGTGGCGCCGATTGCGGTGCAGATCGCTGGCACCGAGCCGCAGATGATGGCCGAGGCCGCCGCCTACAACATCGACCGCGGCGCACAGATCATCGACATCAACATGGGCTGCCCGGCCAAGAAGGTGTGCACCAAGTGGGCTGGCTCCGCGCTGATGCAGGACGAGCCGCTCGCCACCGCCATCATCGAAGCCGTGGTCGCCGCGTGTGCACCGCGCAGGGTGCCTGTCACGCTGAAGATGCGCACCGGCTGGTGCCAGGCCGAGCGCAACGCGGTGCGCCTGGCGCGTGCGGCCGAATCGGCCGGCATTGCGATGGTCACGGTGCACGGCCGCACGCGCGAGCAAGGCTACGGCGGCCACGCCGAGTACGACACCATCGCCGCGGTCAAGGCCTCGCTGAGCATCCCCGTCGTCGCCAACGGCGACATCGACAGCCCCGAGAAGGCGCGCGAGGTGCTCGCCGCCACCGGCGCCGACGCGATCATGATCGGCCGCGCGGCGCAGGGCCGACCATGGATCTTCCGCGAGATCGCGCACTTCCTCGAGACCGGCGAACACCTGCCCGCACCCGAGGTGCTGCAGGCCAAGCAGTGGCTGCTCGAACACCTGCACGAGCACTACGCGCTCTACGGTGAATACACCGGCGTGCGCACGGCACGCAAGCACATCGGCTGGGCGGTACGCGCCCTGCCCGGTGGCGTGGACTTCCGTGCCGTCATGAACACGCTCGAGACCTGCGACAGCCAGGTCCGGGCGGTGAGCGACTGGTTTGACCAACTGGCCGACACCCATCACCGGCTGCCCGCCATCCGCGTGGCCGCCAACGACGACCTCATCGAACAACAAGCATGA
- a CDS encoding Fis family transcriptional regulator, whose translation MSKKHIEECIRDSLEAYFKDLRGVEPAAMYDMILKVVEKPLLDVVMKHADGNQSRAAEWLGINRNTLRRKLLDHKLVK comes from the coding sequence ATGAGCAAAAAACACATCGAGGAGTGCATCCGGGACAGCCTGGAGGCTTACTTCAAGGACCTCCGCGGCGTGGAACCCGCCGCCATGTACGACATGATCCTCAAGGTGGTCGAAAAACCGCTGCTCGACGTGGTGATGAAACACGCCGACGGCAACCAGAGCCGCGCCGCCGAATGGCTGGGCATCAACCGCAACACGCTGCGGCGCAAGCTGCTCGACCACAAGTTAGTTAAATAA
- a CDS encoding TetR/AcrR family transcriptional regulator, with the protein MGRNVNVSRDDWVAAAFEWIATSGVATLAVEPLARSLGVSKGGFYWCFGSRDELLVAVLERWEQQGTQEIIDAIEQLKAKSPLRELLGRVAQRVKATSADSVRVLRMEYALNCAATDPRVAPVVQRVTAARMGYLAKVLRGEGLTPKVARQRAMLAHASYLGLVQLRATGNDAELAALDIDELLEAYLAMVLAPSAKAETKRATVRKTVAR; encoded by the coding sequence ATGGGTCGCAATGTGAATGTCAGCCGGGACGACTGGGTCGCTGCGGCCTTCGAGTGGATCGCCACCAGCGGCGTGGCCACGCTCGCGGTGGAGCCGCTCGCCCGTTCGCTCGGGGTGAGCAAAGGCGGCTTCTACTGGTGCTTCGGCAGCCGTGACGAGCTGCTGGTGGCCGTGCTCGAACGCTGGGAGCAACAGGGCACACAGGAAATCATCGACGCCATCGAGCAGCTGAAGGCGAAGAGCCCGTTGCGCGAACTGCTGGGCCGGGTGGCGCAGCGGGTGAAGGCCACGAGCGCCGATTCGGTGCGCGTGCTGCGCATGGAGTACGCGCTGAACTGCGCCGCGACCGACCCCCGCGTGGCACCGGTGGTGCAGCGGGTCACGGCGGCGCGCATGGGCTACCTGGCGAAGGTGCTGCGCGGCGAGGGGCTCACCCCCAAGGTGGCACGGCAGCGGGCCATGCTCGCACACGCCAGCTACCTGGGTCTGGTGCAGCTGCGTGCCACGGGCAACGATGCGGAGTTGGCAGCGCTCGACATCGACGAGCTGCTGGAGGCCTATCTCGCGATGGTGCTGGCACCGTCGGCCAAGGCGGAAACGAAACGGGCCACCGTCAGGAAGACCGTGGCCCGTTGA
- a CDS encoding DUF6463 family protein, giving the protein MSKTLAWSIFTLGVLHLVFGVVRFKVPLSEAVVEGFIGRFAASDARRTAFWFLMVSPFLMLTGHLAVNAVSQGNLEVLRLIGYYLLAGSLVGVAAFPVSPLWAPLLLAPLLIAAGHGLLR; this is encoded by the coding sequence ATGTCCAAGACCCTGGCCTGGTCCATCTTCACCCTCGGCGTGCTGCACCTCGTGTTCGGCGTGGTGCGCTTCAAGGTGCCTTTGAGCGAGGCGGTGGTCGAAGGCTTCATCGGCCGCTTCGCCGCATCGGACGCGCGCCGCACGGCGTTCTGGTTCCTGATGGTCAGCCCCTTCCTCATGCTGACAGGTCACCTGGCGGTGAACGCGGTCTCGCAAGGCAACCTGGAGGTGCTGCGCCTGATCGGCTACTACCTGCTGGCCGGCAGCCTCGTCGGCGTGGCCGCGTTCCCGGTCTCGCCGCTGTGGGCGCCGCTGCTGCTGGCCCCCTTGCTCATCGCCGCCGGCCACGGTCTGCTGCGCTGA
- a CDS encoding 1-acyl-sn-glycerol-3-phosphate acyltransferase: MSLPHIAGLVLSFLARLITGAQGHWYGSPPKAEQRIYFANHQSHFDWVLIWASLPSDLRAVTRPIAARDYWTSTPLKHWITREIFNAVYVSRVRTADEDPLEPLVEALKNGDSLVIFPEGTRGNKGEPQAFKAGLFHLAEQFPDVPLIPTWIDNVQRVMPKGEVVPVPILCSVTFGAPLQLQAGEDKRAFLARARDAVMALAKVAA; this comes from the coding sequence ATGTCGCTCCCCCACATCGCAGGCCTGGTCCTGTCGTTTCTGGCGCGCCTGATCACCGGCGCGCAAGGCCACTGGTACGGCAGCCCGCCCAAGGCCGAGCAGCGCATCTACTTCGCCAACCACCAGAGTCACTTCGACTGGGTGCTGATCTGGGCCTCGCTGCCGAGCGATCTGCGCGCGGTCACCCGGCCGATCGCGGCGCGCGACTACTGGACGTCGACACCCCTCAAACACTGGATCACGCGCGAAATCTTCAACGCGGTCTACGTGAGCCGCGTGCGCACTGCCGACGAAGACCCGCTCGAGCCCTTGGTCGAGGCGCTGAAGAATGGCGACTCGCTGGTGATCTTTCCCGAGGGCACACGCGGCAACAAGGGCGAGCCGCAGGCATTCAAGGCCGGCCTCTTCCACCTGGCCGAGCAGTTCCCGGACGTGCCGCTGATCCCCACATGGATCGACAACGTGCAGCGCGTCATGCCCAAGGGCGAGGTGGTCCCCGTGCCCATCCTCTGCTCGGTCACCTTCGGTGCCCCCCTCCAGTTGCAGGCGGGCGAAGACAAGCGGGCGTTTCTCGCGCGTGCGCGAGATGCCGTGATGGCCTTGGCCAAGGTGGCCGCATGA
- a CDS encoding phosphatidate cytidylyltransferase, with the protein MKSVGQWLQSLTISQQIGLLFVIIFGVLSFATAVAFMKSLQAPPDKQEATDAMWRDLRALWVGTVLFWISWATGAVVSTLLFAIISFLALREFITLTHTRRGDHRALLMAFFFVLPVQYWLAGGRYFDLFSVFIPVYAFAALPILAVFGNDATRFLERTAKIQWGTMVCVYGMSHAPALLLLEFRNYEDRGAFLVLYLVIVVVTAQIAQHSAKRRIRTLPAARHISRTFSWRAWALGALAAGLVGGLLYWITPFKAPQAILIGLIAGGCGTLGELVMQALKRDAGVRHWGGRATVTGAVGLLDRVAPLCFAAPVFFHSLRWYFGA; encoded by the coding sequence ATGAAGAGCGTCGGCCAGTGGCTGCAGAGCCTGACGATCTCGCAGCAGATCGGCCTGCTCTTCGTCATCATCTTCGGCGTGCTGTCGTTCGCCACCGCGGTGGCGTTCATGAAGTCGCTGCAGGCCCCGCCCGACAAGCAGGAAGCCACCGACGCGATGTGGCGCGACCTGCGCGCGCTGTGGGTCGGCACGGTGCTGTTCTGGATTTCGTGGGCCACGGGCGCCGTCGTCTCGACGCTGCTCTTTGCCATCATTTCCTTCCTCGCGCTGCGCGAGTTCATCACGCTCACGCACACCCGCCGCGGCGACCACCGTGCACTCCTGATGGCGTTCTTCTTCGTGCTGCCTGTGCAGTACTGGCTGGCGGGTGGGCGCTACTTCGACCTCTTCAGCGTCTTCATCCCGGTCTATGCCTTCGCGGCGCTGCCCATCCTGGCCGTCTTCGGCAACGATGCGACGCGCTTTCTGGAGCGCACCGCCAAGATCCAGTGGGGCACGATGGTGTGCGTGTACGGCATGAGCCACGCCCCGGCGCTGCTGCTGCTGGAGTTCCGCAACTACGAGGACCGCGGCGCCTTCCTCGTGCTCTACCTCGTGATCGTGGTTGTCACGGCACAGATCGCGCAGCACTCGGCCAAGCGCCGCATCCGCACGCTGCCAGCCGCACGCCACATCAGCCGCACCTTCTCGTGGCGGGCGTGGGCCCTCGGCGCGCTGGCCGCCGGGCTGGTGGGCGGGCTGCTGTACTGGATCACGCCCTTCAAGGCCCCGCAGGCGATCCTCATCGGCCTGATCGCCGGCGGCTGCGGCACACTGGGCGAGCTGGTGATGCAGGCGCTCAAGCGCGATGCCGGCGTGCGCCACTGGGGTGGCCGCGCCACGGTGACGGGTGCAGTGGGACTGCTCGACCGCGTCGCTCCGCTTTGTTTCGCAGCACCCGTGTTCTTCCATTCCCTGCGCTGGTACTTTGGGGCATGA
- the ruvC gene encoding crossover junction endodeoxyribonuclease RuvC, with product MRILGIDPALRTTGFGVIDVEGSTLHYVASGTIKTDAVAVGDLPGRLKIIYDGVREVAARYEPTCASIEIVFVNVNPQSTLLLGQARGAAITGLVSCNIGVSEYTALQMKKAIVGAGHARKEQIQEMVKRLLKLPGLPGKDAADALGLAVCHAHAARSFAAIEKAAARTRSTRGQFKGGRSF from the coding sequence ATGAGAATCCTCGGCATCGACCCTGCGCTGCGCACAACCGGCTTCGGCGTGATCGATGTCGAGGGCAGCACGCTGCACTACGTGGCGAGCGGCACGATCAAGACGGATGCGGTGGCGGTCGGTGACTTGCCCGGGCGGCTCAAGATCATCTACGACGGCGTGCGCGAGGTCGCGGCCCGCTACGAGCCCACCTGCGCCTCGATCGAGATCGTGTTCGTCAACGTCAACCCTCAGAGCACGCTGCTGCTCGGGCAGGCGCGCGGCGCCGCGATCACCGGGCTCGTGTCGTGCAACATCGGCGTGTCGGAGTACACCGCGCTGCAGATGAAGAAGGCCATTGTTGGCGCCGGCCACGCGCGCAAGGAGCAGATCCAGGAGATGGTGAAGCGCCTGCTCAAGCTGCCCGGCCTGCCCGGCAAGGATGCCGCCGACGCGCTGGGCCTCGCGGTGTGCCATGCCCATGCGGCGCGCTCGTTCGCGGCCATCGAGAAGGCGGCCGCCCGCACGCGCAGCACGCGGGGGCAGTTCAAGGGCGGGCGCAGCTTCTAG
- a CDS encoding enoyl-CoA hydratase codes for MTYDNILTELRGHGPLRTGLITLHRPKQLNALNDTLMNELGAALRAFESDESVGCIVITGSEKSFAAGADVGAMAKWDYMDVYKSDYITRNWETIRSIRKPVIAAVAGFALGGGCELAMMCDIVIAADTAKFGQPEIKLGIIPGAGGTQRLPRAIGKAKAMDLVLTGRMMDAAEAERSGLVSRVVPAAELLGVALAAAQHICEFSGPSVMMAKECVNRAYESPLSDGVMFERRVFHSLFATEDQKEGMDAFLHKRKPEFKQR; via the coding sequence ATGACCTACGACAACATCCTCACTGAACTGCGTGGCCACGGCCCGCTGCGCACCGGCCTCATCACGTTGCACCGTCCCAAGCAGCTCAATGCGCTCAACGACACCCTGATGAATGAGCTGGGCGCCGCGCTTCGGGCCTTCGAATCCGACGAGAGCGTCGGCTGCATCGTCATCACCGGCAGCGAGAAGTCGTTCGCGGCCGGTGCCGATGTGGGCGCGATGGCCAAGTGGGACTACATGGACGTCTACAAGTCCGACTACATCACCCGCAACTGGGAGACGATCCGCAGCATCCGCAAGCCGGTGATCGCCGCGGTGGCCGGCTTTGCGCTCGGTGGCGGCTGCGAACTGGCGATGATGTGCGACATCGTCATCGCGGCCGACACGGCGAAATTCGGCCAACCCGAGATCAAGCTCGGCATCATCCCCGGCGCCGGCGGCACGCAGCGCCTACCGCGGGCGATCGGCAAGGCCAAGGCGATGGACCTGGTGCTCACCGGCCGCATGATGGATGCGGCCGAGGCCGAGCGCTCGGGTCTGGTCTCGCGTGTGGTGCCGGCGGCCGAGCTGCTCGGCGTGGCGCTCGCGGCTGCACAGCACATCTGCGAATTCAGCGGCCCGAGCGTGATGATGGCCAAGGAGTGCGTCAACCGCGCCTACGAGTCGCCGCTGTCGGACGGCGTGATGTTCGAGCGCAGGGTCTTCCACTCGCTCTTTGCCACCGAGGACCAGAAGGAAGGCATGGACGCCTTCTTGCACAAGCGCAAGCCTGAGTTCAAGCAGCGCTGA
- a CDS encoding DUF3108 domain-containing protein: protein MLLVTGVHLGVAEWIGEQVLAFDMASPAMQRIEVAYVREMAFSVPAARVALAKAPKRRAPAATALAAEPAASVPPPVAEAAPEPLQEASEPDEPATVAAAAASEPAVSAPQAFEWPASTRLRYLLTGHVRGEVHGQAQVEWIRAGTRYQVHLDVQVGPSFAPLASRRMSSEGEITTEGLLPRRYEQETRLAFDGPYRSTLRFDGGRVWLSNGTPAQHPPGVQDTASQFVQLAYLFDREPQRLRVGATVDVVLAMPRNVSLWVYDVVKEELLFTPFGDVPAYHLKPRREPRAGGDLVTELWIAPQLRHLPIRFVIRQDAENFVDLMLDRRPELGASDTPARTPP from the coding sequence GTGCTGCTGGTGACCGGGGTCCACCTTGGCGTGGCCGAGTGGATCGGCGAGCAGGTGCTTGCGTTCGACATGGCGTCGCCGGCGATGCAGCGCATCGAGGTGGCCTATGTGCGCGAAATGGCGTTCAGCGTGCCTGCCGCGCGTGTCGCGCTGGCGAAGGCGCCGAAGCGTCGGGCCCCCGCCGCAACCGCCCTGGCGGCGGAGCCTGCAGCCTCGGTCCCACCGCCTGTCGCGGAAGCGGCGCCGGAGCCCCTCCAGGAGGCGTCGGAGCCGGATGAGCCGGCAACGGTTGCCGCCGCGGCGGCGTCGGAGCCGGCGGTCAGCGCTCCGCAAGCGTTCGAATGGCCGGCCTCCACCCGCCTGCGCTACCTGCTCACCGGCCATGTGCGCGGCGAGGTGCACGGCCAGGCCCAGGTGGAGTGGATCCGTGCCGGCACCCGCTACCAGGTGCACCTCGACGTGCAGGTCGGCCCGAGCTTCGCGCCGCTCGCCTCGCGGCGCATGAGCAGCGAGGGCGAGATCACGACTGAGGGCCTCTTGCCCCGCCGCTACGAGCAAGAGACGCGGCTCGCGTTCGATGGCCCCTACCGTTCGACGCTGCGCTTCGACGGTGGCCGTGTGTGGCTCTCGAACGGCACGCCGGCCCAGCATCCGCCAGGTGTGCAGGACACGGCCAGCCAGTTCGTGCAGCTTGCCTACCTGTTCGACCGCGAGCCGCAGCGCTTGCGAGTCGGCGCCACGGTCGACGTCGTGCTGGCGATGCCTCGCAACGTGTCGCTGTGGGTTTACGACGTCGTCAAGGAAGAGCTGCTGTTCACCCCCTTCGGGGACGTGCCTGCCTACCACTTGAAGCCGCGCCGCGAGCCGAGGGCCGGGGGTGACCTGGTCACCGAACTCTGGATTGCGCCGCAACTGCGCCATTTGCCGATACGCTTTGTCATTCGCCAGGACGCCGAGAACTTCGTCGACCTGATGCTCGACCGGCGTCCGGAACTCGGCGCCTCCGACACCCCTGCCCGAACCCCACCATGA
- a CDS encoding M61 family metallopeptidase: MITYRIEIADAHAHLFAVTVTIPQPAPEQRVSLPAWIPGSYLVREFARHLSGLSARQGEREVPLQQLDKATWVARCTGRAALTLSYKVYAFDSSVRAAYLDVQRAFFNGTGVFLRVHGREAEPQRMELKALPKGWKAATALPSVKIDARGQGTYEATDYDELVDHPVELGDFWRGEFKAAGVPHEFIVAGALPDFDGERLLADARRICETAIAFWHGKKKTFFKRYVFMLNAVDDGYGGLEHRASTALIASRRDLPQRSRRESKDLSDGYVTLLGLISHEYFHTWNVKRLRPREFTRYDYTQENYTELLWFFEGFTSYYDDLLLLRAGLIDEPRYLKLVAKTLSGVLGMPGRHVQSVAQASFDAWVKYYRTDENTPNSTISYYTKGALVALALDLTLRHEGRGSLDDVMRLLWERSGGGPVGEADIAAALAQVGGRSYEKELKAWVHGTDDPAWRLQLARAGVEWSQQAPTVAQRLGVRVSESALTGIKVTHVLRGGAGEAAGLAAGDEVLGVEGWRVRRLDELPRLAADAGAVQLLVSRDQRLRTLSLSLPPAPEAGAVSLTLAGADKTPPAAMALRRAWLTA; this comes from the coding sequence ATGATCACCTACCGCATCGAGATCGCCGACGCGCACGCCCACCTCTTCGCCGTCACCGTCACCATCCCGCAGCCGGCGCCCGAGCAACGGGTCAGCCTGCCGGCGTGGATCCCCGGCAGCTACCTGGTGCGCGAGTTCGCACGCCACCTGTCGGGCCTGTCGGCGCGGCAGGGCGAGCGCGAGGTGCCGCTGCAGCAGCTCGACAAGGCGACCTGGGTCGCGCGCTGCACCGGCCGTGCGGCGCTGACACTCTCGTACAAGGTCTACGCGTTCGATTCCTCGGTGCGGGCCGCCTACCTCGATGTGCAGCGGGCGTTCTTCAACGGCACCGGCGTCTTCCTGCGGGTGCACGGCCGCGAGGCTGAGCCACAGCGCATGGAGCTCAAGGCCCTGCCCAAGGGCTGGAAGGCCGCGACTGCGCTGCCGAGCGTCAAGATCGATGCGCGTGGGCAGGGCACCTACGAGGCCACCGACTACGACGAGCTGGTCGACCACCCTGTCGAGCTGGGTGATTTCTGGCGCGGCGAGTTCAAGGCGGCCGGTGTGCCGCACGAGTTCATCGTCGCCGGGGCCTTGCCCGACTTCGACGGCGAGCGACTGCTGGCCGATGCACGCCGCATCTGCGAAACCGCCATCGCCTTCTGGCACGGCAAGAAGAAGACCTTCTTCAAGCGCTATGTCTTCATGCTCAACGCGGTGGACGACGGCTACGGCGGCCTCGAGCACCGCGCGAGCACCGCACTGATTGCCTCGCGCCGCGACCTGCCGCAGCGCAGCCGGCGCGAGTCCAAAGACCTCTCCGACGGCTACGTCACGCTGCTTGGCCTCATCAGCCACGAGTACTTCCACACGTGGAACGTGAAGCGCCTGCGGCCGCGCGAGTTCACCCGCTACGACTACACGCAGGAGAACTACACCGAGTTGCTGTGGTTCTTCGAAGGCTTCACCTCGTACTACGACGACCTGTTGCTGCTGCGCGCCGGCCTGATCGACGAGCCGCGTTACCTGAAGCTCGTGGCCAAGACGCTCAGCGGCGTGCTCGGCATGCCGGGCCGCCATGTGCAGAGCGTGGCGCAGGCCAGCTTCGACGCCTGGGTGAAGTACTACCGCACCGACGAGAACACGCCCAACAGCACCATCAGCTACTACACCAAGGGCGCGCTGGTCGCACTGGCGCTCGACCTCACGCTGCGCCACGAGGGCCGCGGGTCGCTCGACGACGTGATGCGGCTTCTGTGGGAGCGCAGCGGCGGGGGGCCGGTGGGCGAAGCCGACATCGCCGCGGCGCTCGCGCAGGTCGGCGGCCGGTCCTACGAGAAGGAACTGAAGGCCTGGGTGCATGGCACCGACGACCCGGCCTGGCGGCTGCAGCTGGCGCGAGCCGGTGTCGAGTGGAGCCAGCAGGCGCCGACGGTGGCGCAGCGCCTGGGTGTGCGCGTGTCGGAGAGCGCGCTCACCGGCATCAAGGTCACGCACGTGCTGCGCGGCGGTGCCGGCGAAGCGGCCGGCCTCGCGGCGGGCGACGAAGTGCTGGGTGTGGAAGGCTGGCGCGTGCGCCGCCTCGACGAACTGCCGCGCCTCGCGGCCGACGCCGGTGCGGTGCAGCTGCTGGTCTCGCGCGACCAGCGTCTGCGCACGCTCAGCCTCTCGCTGCCACCGGCGCCCGAGGCCGGCGCGGTGTCGCTCACCCTGGCCGGCGCCGACAAGACCCCGCCGGCCGCCATGGCGCTGCGGCGCGCATGGCTCACCGCCTGA
- a CDS encoding DsbC family protein — translation MSSFLFSRAARTAAALALGALLSHAAVADEAAIRKNLVERLPNLPPIDEVTKTPVPGVYEVRIGTEIVYSDETGNYLFQGNLIDTKTRTSLTEARINKLTAIDFAQLPLKDAIVWKNGTGARKIAVFADPNCGYCKKFEQDLQKVKNITVYTFLLPVLGGDSPQKSENIWCSKDQAKTWLAWMLEGKVPPRVMGQCATPIERNLEFSRKYRINGTPAIIFTDGTRIPGAIGAEQIEKQLIASAAATKPGLTTTPPSSN, via the coding sequence ATGTCGTCCTTCCTCTTCTCTCGCGCTGCCCGCACGGCAGCCGCGCTGGCCCTTGGTGCCTTGTTGTCGCATGCGGCTGTCGCCGACGAAGCGGCCATCCGCAAGAACCTCGTCGAGCGCCTGCCCAACCTGCCGCCCATCGACGAGGTGACGAAGACGCCGGTGCCGGGGGTCTATGAGGTGCGCATCGGCACCGAGATCGTCTACTCCGACGAAACCGGCAACTACCTGTTCCAGGGCAACCTGATCGATACCAAGACGCGCACCAGCCTCACCGAGGCGCGCATCAACAAGCTCACCGCGATCGACTTCGCGCAGCTGCCGCTGAAAGACGCCATCGTCTGGAAAAACGGCACCGGGGCCCGCAAGATCGCCGTCTTTGCCGACCCCAACTGCGGCTACTGCAAGAAATTCGAGCAAGACCTGCAGAAGGTCAAGAACATCACCGTCTACACCTTCCTGCTGCCGGTGCTGGGTGGCGACTCGCCGCAGAAGTCTGAAAACATCTGGTGCTCGAAAGACCAGGCCAAGACCTGGCTCGCGTGGATGCTCGAAGGCAAGGTGCCGCCGCGCGTCATGGGCCAATGCGCCACGCCGATCGAGCGCAACCTCGAGTTCTCGCGCAAGTACCGCATCAATGGCACGCCGGCGATCATCTTCACCGACGGCACGCGCATTCCCGGCGCGATCGGCGCCGAGCAGATCGAGAAGCAACTCATCGCCAGCGCCGCGGCCACCAAGCCGGGGCTGACCACCACCCCGCCTTCGAGCAACTGA
- a CDS encoding FAD-dependent monooxygenase, whose translation MKRFDVCVLGAGVVGQSLALSLARQGFQVALVSQPANASRVDVRAYALNAASVALLKSLKVWDALPPHAATPVYDMHIEGDAPSGLLEFSAWQQRFGELAWIVDAPVLEQSMAAAVRYAPHVTLVAERVEASLTALCEGKASATREALGVTWDRHDYGHTAIAARLSGDVPHANTARQWFRQPDVLALLPFDAPQPGHSHALVWSMPEARAQDLMALDGAAFEQLLQEATGGACGALHLTSERAAWPLMLARARSWCGPGWVLLGDAAHVVHPLAGQGLNLGLADVAALADVISQREAWRELGDARLLRRYERQRQAPTIAMGQLTDGLLRLFSHEQPALRELRNRGMTLVNHLPPLKRWLASRALGS comes from the coding sequence ATGAAACGCTTCGATGTCTGCGTGCTCGGGGCCGGTGTCGTCGGCCAGAGCCTGGCCCTGTCGCTGGCGCGCCAGGGTTTCCAGGTTGCGCTGGTGTCGCAGCCGGCAAACGCCTCGCGCGTGGACGTGCGCGCCTATGCGCTCAACGCCGCTTCGGTGGCGCTGCTGAAGTCGCTCAAGGTGTGGGACGCGCTGCCCCCGCACGCCGCCACGCCGGTGTACGACATGCACATCGAAGGCGATGCCCCCTCCGGCCTGCTGGAGTTTTCGGCCTGGCAACAGCGCTTCGGCGAGCTGGCGTGGATCGTCGATGCGCCAGTGCTCGAGCAGTCGATGGCCGCTGCTGTGCGCTATGCGCCCCATGTGACGCTGGTCGCCGAGCGGGTCGAGGCGTCGCTCACCGCGCTGTGCGAAGGCAAGGCCTCGGCCACGCGCGAAGCGCTGGGCGTGACCTGGGACCGCCACGACTACGGCCACACCGCCATCGCCGCCCGCCTGAGCGGCGATGTGCCGCATGCGAACACCGCCCGGCAGTGGTTCCGCCAGCCCGACGTGCTGGCGTTGCTGCCCTTCGATGCCCCGCAACCCGGCCATTCGCATGCGCTGGTGTGGTCGATGCCCGAGGCGCGCGCGCAGGACCTGATGGCACTCGATGGCGCGGCCTTCGAGCAGCTGCTTCAGGAAGCCACCGGCGGTGCCTGCGGTGCCCTTCACCTCACGAGCGAGCGGGCGGCCTGGCCGCTGATGCTCGCGCGGGCGCGCAGCTGGTGCGGCCCCGGCTGGGTGTTGCTGGGCGACGCCGCCCACGTGGTGCACCCGCTGGCCGGGCAGGGCCTGAACCTCGGCCTGGCCGATGTGGCCGCGCTTGCCGACGTCATCTCACAACGCGAAGCCTGGCGCGAGCTGGGCGATGCGCGCCTGTTGCGCCGCTACGAGCGGCAGCGCCAGGCGCCCACGATCGCCATGGGCCAGCTCACCGATGGCTTGTTGCGCTTGTTTTCACATGAGCAGCCGGCTCTGCGGGAACTCCGCAACCGAGGCATGACTCTCGTCAACCACCTTCCACCGCTCAAGCGCTGGCTCGCCTCGCGTGCGCTGGGTTCCTGA